The DNA region GGCGCGGCGGCGGCAAGCCAGGCGAGATCGTCGGCGGGGTCGGCGACGCGGGCATCCATCCAGTCGACGACGCCAGCAACGATCCCCTCGCGCACCAAGATCTGGTGCTCTCCGAGGTCGCCGTGGGTCACGGTGGGTTCGAAGCGCCACCATGCGACATTCTCGAGTTGGCGTTCCCACCTGTCCGCCAATCGAGGCGGCACCAGGCCGGTCTCCACTCCGGTGTCGAGCTCCGCCATGCGTCGGTCGCGATAATCCGCGGCCTCATACACCGGCAGGCCCTGATCCTCGACCAAAGAGACGGGCAACTCGTGGATCTCGGCGAGCGTCCTGCCGATCGATGCCGCGAGCCCGGGCCCAGGTTCGACGGCGGCAAGCGTGAGCGGCGTGCCTGCCACCTCCGTGTAGACGACGGCGCGTCCACCGTCCTCGCCCGTCAGAATTGCGGAGCCCGCCGGACGGGGAACATCGAACTCGATGAGTCCCGCTTCGTGGGCCCTGCCGAGAGCGAGCAACAGTCCGCGCTCTGCCTCGAGCGCAGCGCCGGCGGCGGCTCTCTTGGGCGCGCGGACGACCCAC from Demequina lutea includes:
- a CDS encoding phosphotransferase gives rise to the protein MPRSPLALAALASVAVPGLDVYDVLRSPNTDADFDVVVVKDATGKRWVVRAPKRAAAGAALEAERGLLLALGRAHEAGLIEFDVPRPAGSAILTGEDGGRAVVYTEVAGTPLTLAAVEPGPGLAASIGRTLAEIHELPVSLVEDQGLPVYEAADYRDRRMAELDTGVETGLVPPRLADRWERQLENVAWWRFEPTVTHGDLGEHQILVREGIVAGVVDWMDARVADPADDLAWLAAAAPDEVFESIIEAYTMRRREVRDPHLVDRARLASELALLRWLMFGVRTENDNVISDGQGMLRDLEAMLFES